Proteins encoded by one window of Rutidosis leptorrhynchoides isolate AG116_Rl617_1_P2 unplaced genomic scaffold, CSIRO_AGI_Rlap_v1 contig432, whole genome shotgun sequence:
- the LOC139883657 gene encoding aquaporin NIP2-1-like — MATTQDPELNIPSNELPPFQNPRSALERSVLSLKRLYGKHYPPGFHRKVVAEIIATYLLVFVTCGSAALSASDENRVSRLGASVAGGLVVTVMIYAVGHISGAHMNPAVTLAFAAVRHFPWNQVPLYAAAQLTGAVSAAFSLRVLLDPIKLVGTTSPSGSAAQALIMEIVVTFSMMFVTSAVATDTKAIGELAGIAVGSAVCITSILAGPISGGSMNPARTIGPAVASSYFKGLWVYVVGPVTGTLVGAWSYNLIRVSDKPVHAIAPSFSFKLRRTRSCDGQENNEPS, encoded by the exons ATGGCGACAACGCAAGACCCTGAGCTCAACATCCCGAGTAACGAGCTGCCCCCCTTTCAAAACCCGAGGTCGGCGCTTGAACGAAGCGTTCTTTCCTTGAAGAGATTGTATGGGAAGCATTACCCTCCTGGTTTCCACAGAAAG GTGGTGGCCGAGATAATAGCGACGTATCTGCTGGTGTTCGTGACGTGCGGGTCGGCAGCGCTGAGCGCGAGCGACGAGAACAGAGTGTCGAGGCTGGGGGCCTCGGTGGCGGGAGGGCTGGTGGTGACCGTCATGATCTACGCGGTGGGCCACATCTCTGGGGCCCACATGAACCCCGCGGTCACCCTCGCTTTCGCCGCCGTCCGACACTTCCCATGGAACCAG GTCCCACTTTATGCTGCTGCTCAACTAACAGGAGCAGTCTCCGCTGCATTCTCGCTGCGCGTACTCCTGGATCCTATCAAACTTGTTGGTACCACTTCACCTTCGGGATCAGCCGCCCAAGCCTTGATCATGGAGATTGTGGTCACGTTTTCCATGATGTTCGTAACTTCAGCGGTAGCCACTGACACCAAAGCT ATTGGAGAGCTCGCAGGTATAGCAGTTGGCTCTGCAGTATGCATAACATCGATACTGGCAGG ACCGATATCAGGTGGATCTATGAACCCAGCAAGGACAATAGGACCAGCAGTTGCCAGTTCATACTTCAAGGGACTATGGGTATATGTGGTCGGGCCGGTGACAGGGACGCTTGTCGGGGCTTGGTCTTACAATCTTATCCGGGTCTCAGATAAGCCGGTCCATGCCATCGCACCTTCGTTTTCGTTCAAACTTCGACGAACGAGGAGCTGCGATGGCCAGGAGAACAATGAACCCTCTTGA